A portion of the Bdellovibrio bacteriovorus genome contains these proteins:
- a CDS encoding ABC transporter ATP-binding protein, translating into MAKIQIENCTKSFGELQILKGINLEIASGEFLVLVGPSGCGKSTLLRTLAGLETLDGGDLKVEGKSIAHLEPQDRDMAMVFQNYALYPHMNVAENMGFALKLQKKSKSEIDKSVNEIADLLQISHLLDRKPKELSGGQRQRVALGRALARQTKIILFDEPLSNLDAHLRGQMRVEIKRLHQRLKSTMIYVTHDQMEATTMGDRIAVLKEGRIEQIGTPSEIYHQPKNLFIASFIGSPEMNFIEGDLVKRLPWPEAQKGENVLGVRPESFKISQGPLEPNEFELGSYHIELSENLGGQQMLHGSLEGQSVRILVDSTYNFSKDEKVKLKIDLTKSHLFDKSSGLNKRI; encoded by the coding sequence ATGGCAAAGATTCAAATTGAAAACTGCACCAAATCTTTTGGAGAACTACAAATTCTAAAAGGCATTAACTTAGAAATTGCCAGCGGCGAATTCTTAGTTCTTGTCGGTCCTTCGGGTTGTGGTAAATCAACACTCCTACGAACCCTGGCGGGCTTAGAAACGTTAGACGGCGGCGACCTCAAAGTCGAAGGCAAATCAATTGCGCACCTCGAACCCCAAGATCGTGACATGGCGATGGTGTTTCAGAATTATGCTCTGTACCCTCACATGAACGTCGCGGAAAACATGGGTTTTGCTTTAAAGCTGCAAAAAAAATCTAAATCTGAAATCGATAAGAGTGTGAATGAAATCGCTGATCTTTTACAGATTTCCCACCTTCTAGATCGCAAGCCTAAAGAGCTTTCCGGCGGACAACGTCAACGCGTGGCTTTGGGGCGTGCACTAGCAAGACAGACTAAGATCATTCTTTTTGACGAACCTCTTTCAAATCTTGATGCTCACTTACGCGGTCAAATGCGTGTTGAAATCAAGCGCCTGCATCAGCGTCTAAAATCGACGATGATCTATGTGACTCATGATCAGATGGAAGCCACCACTATGGGTGATCGTATCGCGGTTTTAAAAGAAGGCCGCATTGAACAAATCGGTACTCCGTCAGAAATTTATCACCAACCTAAGAATTTATTTATCGCGAGCTTCATCGGTTCACCGGAAATGAACTTCATTGAAGGCGACTTAGTAAAGCGCCTCCCGTGGCCTGAGGCCCAAAAGGGTGAAAATGTTTTAGGGGTTCGCCCGGAGTCCTTTAAGATCTCTCAGGGTCCATTGGAGCCAAACGAATTTGAACTGGGAAGCTATCACATTGAGCTCTCTGAAAACCTGGGTGGCCAACAGATGCTTCATGGCTCGTTAGAGGGACAAAGTGTGCGCATTTTGGTGGATTCTACTTATAATTTTTCCAAGGATGAAAAGGTCAAACTGAAGATCGACCTGACAAAGTCTCATCTCTTTGATAAGTCTTCCGGACTAAATAAGCGAATCTAA
- a CDS encoding sugar ABC transporter permease, with translation MIKKFLAWVSVLLFAVFSIYPILYVLSVSLRGDNAFQSQSLEIISSTSTVKNFVDLFVNTEFLLWLRNSVIVSAATTLLGVTLASTSAYALSRYRFRGRNLMLFSLLATQMFPATMLILPFYIILSKMHLIDSFVGLFIIYSASALPFCVWQMKAYYDTVPKELEEAGLLDGCSRWQTFYKIILPISSPALVITALFSFMASWSEYIIAAIVLQDPQLYTLPLGLRSFQASLATQWGLYAAGALIVSVPVLVLFISISRYLVSGLTMGSVKG, from the coding sequence ATGATTAAAAAATTTCTAGCTTGGGTCAGCGTCCTGCTGTTTGCGGTCTTTTCAATTTACCCAATTCTTTATGTGCTTTCGGTTTCATTGCGTGGGGATAACGCCTTTCAATCGCAATCTTTAGAAATCATCAGCTCCACATCAACAGTTAAAAACTTTGTCGACCTTTTCGTGAATACAGAGTTTTTATTATGGCTTAGAAACTCAGTGATTGTTTCCGCGGCAACGACCTTACTGGGTGTCACTTTAGCCTCGACCAGTGCTTATGCCTTATCACGATACCGCTTCCGCGGCCGTAATCTGATGCTGTTTTCGCTTTTAGCGACCCAGATGTTTCCTGCGACGATGTTGATTCTGCCATTTTATATTATTCTTTCAAAAATGCATTTGATCGACAGCTTCGTGGGGCTTTTCATTATCTATTCGGCATCGGCATTGCCATTCTGTGTGTGGCAAATGAAGGCTTATTACGACACCGTTCCTAAAGAGCTTGAAGAAGCAGGCCTGCTTGATGGCTGTTCACGTTGGCAGACGTTTTATAAAATCATTCTGCCCATTTCTTCACCAGCCTTAGTGATCACCGCTTTATTTAGTTTTATGGCTAGCTGGAGTGAATACATTATTGCCGCGATCGTTTTACAAGATCCGCAGCTTTACACATTGCCTTTGGGATTAAGATCCTTCCAAGCAAGTCTGGCAACCCAATGGGGGCTTTATGCGGCCGGCGCATTGATCGTCAGCGTTCCGGTTTTAGTTTTATTTATTAGCATCTCTCGATACCTAGTCTCTGGTTTGACTATGGGAAGCGTGAAGGGATAG
- a CDS encoding MlaD family protein yields MKIEREISNVKSSWYVWLFPLFAIIICGWLLYQHMAEQGPKIKIFFEDGANLQPEKTRIRYRGVSIGLVKKVEISPDGKRVVAHAMLEKSAEHFAVKGSKFWIVSPKVSFQGVTGLETLIEGNYIAAQPGKEDSAQEYEFDGKVDLESDDPLEDTVAYNLEATNVESITVGDSVTFRGLKIGSVSRVTLSKTSQTILVRINIENKYIKVIRTNTVFWRKMAVKADLGLFKSEVKISSLDTLLRGGIDLFTPDTAGEIAKAGTRFALSDAPPKGWEKWNPKLEFPEK; encoded by the coding sequence ATGAAAATTGAACGTGAAATTTCTAACGTTAAATCCAGCTGGTATGTTTGGCTTTTTCCTTTATTCGCGATCATCATATGTGGCTGGCTTTTATACCAACACATGGCCGAACAAGGGCCTAAGATTAAAATCTTTTTTGAAGATGGCGCCAACCTACAGCCAGAAAAAACCCGCATTCGTTATCGCGGGGTCAGCATTGGTTTGGTAAAAAAAGTTGAAATCTCTCCGGATGGAAAAAGGGTTGTGGCTCATGCCATGCTTGAAAAATCAGCAGAACATTTTGCCGTCAAAGGATCGAAGTTCTGGATTGTTTCCCCGAAGGTCAGCTTTCAGGGCGTAACAGGTTTAGAAACTTTAATTGAGGGAAATTATATCGCCGCCCAACCCGGCAAAGAAGATTCTGCCCAGGAATACGAATTTGATGGCAAAGTCGATCTTGAATCCGATGATCCGCTTGAAGACACCGTCGCCTATAACCTTGAAGCCACGAATGTCGAATCCATCACCGTGGGGGATTCAGTGACATTTAGAGGGTTAAAGATCGGCAGCGTAAGTCGCGTGACTTTATCTAAGACCTCGCAAACCATCCTGGTTCGAATCAATATCGAAAATAAATATATTAAAGTTATTCGCACCAACACCGTGTTCTGGCGAAAAATGGCGGTGAAAGCAGATCTTGGATTATTTAAGTCCGAAGTTAAAATCAGTTCTTTAGATACACTTCTACGTGGAGGGATTGACCTCTTCACACCCGATACGGCGGGGGAAATCGCCAAAGCGGGAACGCGCTTTGCTCTTAGCGACGCTCCCCCTAAGGGCTGGGAAAAATGGAACCCCAAGCTCGAGTTTCCAGAAAAATAA
- a CDS encoding alpha-amylase, producing the protein MSIKNLSRLLALMTLTWGLVAGATPPRTVFVQLFEWPWQDIAKECEAYLGPAGFSAVQISPPHEHLFWKTTPWWDRYQVVSYKIISRAGNEAEFTDMVQRCQKAGVDIYADVVINHMTGMRDGEGFGGTKFTHYDYPGLYSYNDFHHCGRNGNDDIVNYRDRYEVQNCELVDLADLATESDYVRTQIAKYMDHLLDLGVKGFRVDAAKHIPADDLAAIYRKLKKSPYIYHEIIFDPGGPIQYSEYTPYGDVFAYDYTQVLAEGFRNKHPNALKSIAYNFPASDKSIVSVTNHDLERHGDANILSFNGAEQRLYRLAQVFMLAWPFGYPQVYSGYRFDNFDQGPPVDSTYKTLPILDANMNCQGPWTCEHRAPEIAPMVEFRNRTDKSFTYNSWWTNGSDQIAFGRGTTGFVVINYSSNDLTKEFNTALTGGEYCNILSKGFNLQSKSCVNPIKVDKNGRFTTTIPAMAPLVLLKNSNSLQRK; encoded by the coding sequence ATGTCGATCAAGAATCTATCTCGTTTATTGGCGTTGATGACATTAACATGGGGCTTGGTGGCCGGTGCCACTCCCCCACGCACGGTCTTTGTTCAGCTTTTTGAATGGCCATGGCAAGACATCGCCAAAGAATGCGAAGCCTATTTAGGTCCTGCCGGTTTTTCTGCCGTGCAAATCTCTCCGCCTCATGAACATCTATTCTGGAAAACGACTCCTTGGTGGGATCGCTATCAAGTTGTCAGCTACAAGATTATTTCCCGCGCGGGCAATGAAGCTGAATTCACCGACATGGTTCAGCGCTGTCAAAAAGCCGGCGTTGATATCTATGCCGACGTGGTGATCAATCATATGACCGGCATGCGCGATGGCGAAGGCTTTGGGGGAACTAAGTTTACTCATTACGATTATCCAGGCCTTTATTCTTACAATGATTTCCATCACTGTGGGCGCAACGGGAATGACGATATCGTAAATTACCGTGATCGCTATGAAGTTCAAAACTGTGAGCTGGTGGATCTTGCTGATTTAGCAACTGAGTCGGATTATGTGCGCACGCAGATTGCTAAATACATGGATCACTTGCTTGATCTAGGTGTTAAAGGCTTTCGTGTTGATGCCGCGAAACACATCCCTGCTGACGACTTAGCCGCTATTTATCGCAAACTAAAAAAATCTCCGTACATTTACCACGAAATCATCTTTGATCCGGGTGGACCGATTCAGTATTCTGAGTACACTCCATACGGAGATGTTTTTGCCTACGATTACACGCAAGTGTTAGCAGAAGGCTTTCGTAACAAACATCCCAATGCTTTAAAAAGTATCGCTTATAATTTTCCGGCTTCAGATAAATCTATCGTGTCCGTCACAAATCACGATTTAGAACGCCACGGGGACGCCAACATTCTTAGCTTTAACGGCGCTGAACAACGTCTTTACCGTTTGGCCCAAGTCTTTATGCTGGCGTGGCCATTTGGATATCCACAAGTTTATTCCGGCTATCGTTTTGATAACTTTGATCAAGGCCCGCCGGTGGATTCGACTTATAAAACGTTGCCAATTTTAGATGCTAACATGAACTGCCAGGGCCCTTGGACTTGTGAACATCGCGCCCCAGAAATCGCCCCAATGGTGGAATTCCGCAATCGCACCGATAAGTCATTTACTTACAACAGCTGGTGGACCAATGGTTCTGACCAAATCGCTTTTGGTCGCGGAACAACCGGCTTTGTGGTTATTAACTATTCTAGCAATGATTTAACTAAAGAGTTCAACACGGCCCTCACCGGTGGGGAATACTGCAATATCTTAAGCAAAGGTTTTAACTTGCAAAGCAAATCTTGCGTAAATCCCATCAAAGTCGATAAAAACGGCCGCTTTACAACAACCATCCCCGCGATGGCTCCGCTAGTTTTATTAAAAAATTCAAATTCCCTACAAAGAAAATAG
- the ovoA gene encoding 5-histidylcysteine sulfoxide synthase has product MHALPQLQFKNITREDVLKYFDNGWNLTEILFSALNDSEAYTRAPIHGLRHPLIFYYGHPAVLYVNKLRVAGFLKEPVDAYLENILEVGVDEMSWDDMSKNEMSWPPVAEVRAYRQKVYGIVKDLILNDSRLDPKTSSFLPDTPAWALVMGFEHERIHLETSSVLMRELPLKHLHKPAGWPETLKSSSASNASSSARLVKVSGATVKVGKPFSFPSFGWDNEYGQRHLSVDEFEVSNALITNQEFLQFVNEGGYREERFWSKEGWQWRGFRNTKHPTFWVPEGPGGLHQYKLRTTFEVIDFQSDWPAIVNFHEAKAYCQWLTEKTKSSLPFRLISEAEHHRLRAVTGTSTSADWNLNLRFGTEISAFHFSANGIYDLFGNAWQWCEDEFNPLEGFKVHPYYEDFSSPCFDGRHQMIMGGSFISTGDEAEPYARFHFRPHFFQHAGFRVARSTKPDAKDSAVRLSRKAQSHYESEELLSQYLMLHFSAADENIKIAPELKHALRFPERCAEKVIEFAKKRNVPMKSALDIGCAVGGSSFALSTDFEKVVGIDLSASFIRNAQTMQKQGRMPYRRKDQGDLYTSMEALRPASSKCERIEFREGDAGNLDPDLKNFDAILMANLLCRLPDPKAALLRLVQDSVLAPGGLLVLVSPYSWLEQYTQFAAWLGGKEVQGQKLTSDQDIRNLLSTQFDFIAEENMPLVIREHERKYQYIVSHLMVWQRRS; this is encoded by the coding sequence ATGCATGCACTTCCTCAACTTCAGTTTAAAAATATTACCCGTGAAGATGTTCTTAAATATTTTGATAATGGTTGGAACCTGACGGAAATACTTTTTTCCGCCTTAAATGATTCAGAAGCTTACACGCGCGCGCCTATCCATGGTTTGCGCCATCCTTTAATATTTTATTACGGTCACCCGGCAGTGCTTTACGTGAATAAACTGCGAGTGGCAGGATTTCTAAAAGAACCCGTGGATGCTTATTTAGAAAATATCCTTGAAGTCGGCGTTGATGAGATGTCCTGGGATGACATGTCCAAAAACGAAATGAGCTGGCCGCCTGTGGCGGAGGTTCGGGCTTATCGCCAAAAAGTTTATGGCATCGTTAAAGATCTTATTTTAAATGATTCAAGACTAGATCCCAAAACTTCAAGCTTTTTACCGGACACTCCCGCCTGGGCGCTGGTTATGGGCTTTGAGCATGAACGCATTCATTTAGAAACCTCCTCGGTATTGATGCGCGAACTTCCCTTAAAACATCTTCATAAGCCCGCAGGTTGGCCGGAAACTTTAAAATCCTCCTCTGCTTCGAATGCCAGTTCTTCGGCAAGGCTTGTAAAGGTTTCTGGCGCCACGGTGAAAGTCGGAAAACCTTTTTCGTTTCCAAGTTTTGGCTGGGACAACGAATACGGTCAGCGCCATTTAAGTGTTGATGAGTTTGAAGTCAGTAACGCGCTTATAACCAATCAAGAATTTTTGCAGTTCGTAAATGAAGGTGGTTATCGCGAAGAGCGCTTTTGGAGCAAAGAAGGTTGGCAGTGGCGTGGATTCCGCAACACTAAGCATCCCACCTTCTGGGTTCCTGAAGGTCCCGGAGGATTGCATCAATATAAATTGCGCACCACTTTCGAAGTTATCGATTTTCAATCCGATTGGCCGGCGATTGTAAATTTCCATGAAGCCAAAGCATATTGCCAGTGGCTAACAGAAAAAACAAAGAGCTCCCTGCCCTTTCGCCTGATTAGCGAAGCTGAACATCATCGCTTGCGAGCCGTGACCGGCACTTCAACGTCTGCAGATTGGAATTTGAATTTACGTTTCGGCACCGAAATTTCCGCATTTCATTTTTCGGCCAATGGTATTTATGACCTTTTTGGCAATGCTTGGCAGTGGTGCGAAGACGAATTTAATCCTTTAGAAGGTTTTAAAGTGCATCCGTATTATGAAGACTTCAGCTCTCCGTGTTTTGATGGACGCCATCAAATGATCATGGGTGGTTCTTTTATTAGCACTGGGGATGAAGCCGAGCCTTATGCGCGTTTTCATTTCAGACCGCACTTTTTTCAACATGCAGGCTTTCGGGTGGCTCGATCCACCAAACCTGATGCTAAAGATTCTGCCGTGCGCTTAAGTCGCAAAGCGCAGTCCCACTATGAAAGTGAAGAGCTGTTATCGCAATACTTGATGCTGCACTTTTCCGCCGCTGATGAAAATATCAAAATCGCTCCCGAGCTTAAACACGCTTTACGCTTCCCAGAGCGTTGTGCGGAAAAAGTGATCGAGTTTGCTAAAAAAAGAAATGTCCCGATGAAATCAGCCTTGGATATTGGCTGCGCTGTCGGCGGATCCAGCTTCGCCCTCAGTACGGATTTTGAAAAAGTCGTGGGTATTGATCTAAGCGCCTCTTTTATTCGCAATGCCCAGACCATGCAAAAGCAAGGTCGTATGCCGTATCGCCGTAAAGACCAAGGGGATCTTTACACTTCGATGGAGGCCTTAAGGCCAGCTTCATCTAAGTGCGAAAGAATTGAGTTCCGGGAAGGTGATGCGGGAAACTTGGATCCTGACCTAAAAAACTTTGATGCGATTTTAATGGCCAATTTGCTTTGCCGATTGCCCGACCCGAAAGCCGCGCTTCTTCGTTTAGTTCAAGATTCTGTTTTAGCACCCGGGGGTCTGTTGGTTTTAGTTTCCCCGTATTCTTGGTTAGAACAATACACCCAGTTTGCCGCCTGGCTTGGGGGTAAAGAAGTTCAAGGTCAGAAGCTGACCAGCGATCAAGATATTCGCAATCTGTTAAGCACGCAGTTTGATTTCATAGCGGAAGAAAACATGCCTTTGGTAATTCGAGAGCACGAAAGGAAATATCAGTATATCGTTTCGCATTTAATGGTGTGGCAAAGAAGGTCTTAA
- a CDS encoding L,D-transpeptidase, with amino-acid sequence MRSLRQCKAIAIGLFFIGASFSAKAQEGELFYIDDENIPNIIEELNPFDPNIEEKLKELDRIYEEETGLSSHLPDYGGVEELFGMAGCYRASCPVWLRINRGTQSFTLYVYGNIQRTGLVSTGLPGYGTPAFDKHPDGRIYDRYTSTKYPGGDYMGLGNMPYAVFISGGFAVHGTPQGNWSKLGKRASHGCIRMHPDNGFVFNRLTRQYGIRNVWITVE; translated from the coding sequence ATGAGATCTTTGAGACAATGCAAAGCGATCGCGATAGGCCTCTTTTTTATTGGGGCCTCTTTTTCAGCCAAAGCCCAAGAGGGCGAACTTTTTTATATCGATGATGAAAACATTCCGAACATCATTGAAGAACTAAATCCATTTGATCCAAATATCGAAGAAAAACTAAAAGAATTAGACCGAATTTATGAAGAAGAAACCGGTTTGTCCTCACACTTACCTGATTACGGTGGAGTTGAAGAACTTTTCGGCATGGCCGGATGTTATCGCGCCAGCTGTCCTGTTTGGCTTCGTATCAATCGCGGCACGCAAAGCTTCACCTTGTATGTTTACGGAAACATTCAACGCACAGGCCTTGTTTCGACCGGTCTTCCAGGGTACGGAACACCGGCATTTGACAAACATCCCGACGGACGTATTTACGATCGCTATACTTCGACTAAATATCCCGGTGGAGATTACATGGGCCTAGGCAACATGCCCTATGCCGTCTTTATCAGCGGGGGATTTGCAGTTCATGGGACCCCCCAAGGGAATTGGTCTAAACTGGGGAAACGCGCCTCTCATGGTTGCATACGCATGCACCCGGACAACGGATTTGTCTTTAATCGTTTGACCCGCCAATACGGAATCAGAAATGTTTGGATCACGGTTGAGTGA
- a CDS encoding paraquat-inducible protein A → MTEEAKSENPKSMEFTLAFSLTALVLYVPANLYPFMTIELYGNRNSSTIWSGIVSLTESGSWAVALVVFLASLIIPLLKLLALFYLAFTAKSGRHHGFKLKLYQVVEAIGRWSMLDIFLLAVLVSIVKLAPWAHVEPEFGSLMFLLVVIFTMLASAYFDPDLIVKEDKNEN, encoded by the coding sequence ATGACGGAAGAAGCAAAATCCGAAAATCCTAAGTCCATGGAATTCACGTTAGCGTTTTCGTTAACGGCTTTGGTCTTATATGTCCCGGCGAATCTGTATCCTTTCATGACAATTGAGCTTTACGGCAATCGCAATAGCTCAACTATCTGGAGCGGAATTGTTTCTTTGACCGAGTCCGGATCTTGGGCTGTTGCGCTTGTCGTATTTTTAGCAAGCTTGATCATTCCTCTGTTAAAGCTGTTAGCTTTGTTTTATCTCGCTTTCACCGCGAAAAGCGGTCGACACCACGGATTTAAATTAAAACTCTACCAAGTCGTTGAAGCCATCGGCCGCTGGTCGATGCTTGATATCTTTTTACTGGCCGTTTTGGTTTCCATCGTAAAGTTAGCACCCTGGGCTCACGTAGAGCCCGAGTTTGGCTCTTTGATGTTTTTACTTGTCGTTATCTTTACAATGCTGGCGTCTGCCTATTTCGATCCTGACCTTATCGTGAAGGAAGATAAAAATGAAAATTGA
- a CDS encoding DUF1328 family protein, producing MLRAAIAFFIIGLVAMIFGATGFAGVSMEIGRLLLFVFLFLALVSFVVSLISGRGGKVP from the coding sequence ATGTTACGTGCAGCTATTGCGTTCTTTATTATCGGACTTGTTGCCATGATCTTTGGTGCTACTGGTTTTGCCGGGGTTTCAATGGAAATCGGAAGACTGTTATTGTTTGTCTTCTTGTTCTTGGCGTTGGTCAGCTTCGTTGTCAGCCTTATTTCAGGCCGCGGCGGAAAAGTTCCCTAA
- a CDS encoding CsbD family protein produces MNKDVAQGKWDQLKGEIQKTWGKITGDEIEKAKGDMKSISGLVQERYGIAKDDADRKLSDMSSRFAYEASEKTETLKEKAANLVEKAKDKLEQSNEKARH; encoded by the coding sequence ATGAATAAAGATGTAGCACAAGGTAAATGGGATCAACTTAAAGGTGAGATTCAAAAAACCTGGGGTAAAATTACTGGTGATGAAATCGAAAAAGCAAAAGGCGACATGAAGTCTATTTCAGGTCTTGTGCAAGAACGTTATGGTATTGCAAAAGACGATGCGGATCGCAAACTAAGTGATATGTCATCTAGATTTGCTTATGAAGCATCTGAAAAGACAGAAACTCTTAAAGAAAAAGCTGCCAACCTAGTTGAGAAAGCTAAAGACAAATTAGAACAGTCTAATGAAAAGGCTCGTCACTAA
- a CDS encoding ROK family protein produces the protein MKKTYTIGLDLGGTKLAAALLDNHGKMLDFIKVPVEMRREKSASETQKRIIDLMADICLDFKNRFPKETSSKCFLGVGLASAGPLNAEEGKLVHPMNYPGWKIVPIRDLVKKEIYKRGFKAPVYFQHDGTAMALAEGWVGGGKGMSSFAVVTIGTGVGSGVIFNDFPAQSRGMGSEHGHIVVDFKKLQEHPDKLHHCTVEGIASGTGLLRRAKEMGFQGKSVEELVEDTDPKYQILFKEMSWALACLCYDLSIGYNLEQIFLSGGLIKIRHLYLKDLKAHYKNLIRQMNPSFECKIEIAKTKNHAGVVGAGYLPYLALKK, from the coding sequence ATGAAGAAAACATACACAATCGGATTAGATCTTGGTGGAACCAAATTAGCAGCGGCCTTGCTTGATAACCACGGTAAGATGCTCGACTTCATCAAAGTTCCCGTGGAAATGCGCCGTGAGAAATCAGCTAGCGAAACTCAAAAGCGCATCATCGATTTAATGGCAGATATCTGCTTAGATTTTAAAAATCGCTTTCCTAAAGAAACATCCTCAAAATGCTTTTTAGGTGTGGGCTTAGCCAGTGCCGGGCCTTTAAATGCCGAAGAAGGAAAACTTGTCCATCCCATGAATTACCCGGGTTGGAAAATCGTACCCATCCGAGATTTAGTAAAGAAAGAAATTTACAAACGCGGTTTTAAAGCGCCTGTTTATTTTCAACATGATGGCACAGCCATGGCTTTGGCGGAAGGCTGGGTTGGCGGCGGAAAAGGCATGAGCTCTTTTGCCGTTGTCACCATCGGCACCGGCGTGGGATCCGGGGTTATCTTTAACGACTTTCCCGCACAAAGCCGCGGCATGGGATCTGAACATGGTCACATCGTGGTGGATTTTAAAAAGCTTCAAGAACATCCCGACAAGCTTCACCACTGCACGGTTGAAGGTATTGCTTCAGGAACCGGACTTTTAAGACGCGCCAAAGAAATGGGCTTTCAAGGCAAGTCCGTTGAGGAATTGGTTGAGGACACGGATCCAAAATATCAGATTTTATTTAAAGAGATGAGCTGGGCCCTGGCATGTCTTTGTTATGATTTATCTATCGGATATAATTTAGAGCAGATCTTTTTAAGTGGTGGCTTGATCAAAATTCGCCATTTGTATTTGAAAGATCTCAAAGCGCACTATAAAAATTTGATTCGTCAGATGAACCCCTCTTTTGAATGCAAAATCGAAATCGCAAAGACTAAAAACCATGCCGGAGTCGTCGGCGCTGGTTATTTGCCTTACTTGGCTTTAAAAAAGTAA
- a CDS encoding outer membrane beta-barrel protein: MKILKTLPTLLLVSLLATTSQAAGLFVEPLVTYEGSSKTEIDWPTPWQNSSGSVEGLGIGARLGMHAGDILLLAADVRYSKPQFKDSSNNIDTASNQYNYGLMVGAQTPFLGIRVFGTYILGGELNPDEDNSVDAKFTEGTGYRVGAGVHFAFVSVNLEYQDMKYNKTTLESVGPFAGPDLDYDLTNKSYILSVGFPFEF; the protein is encoded by the coding sequence GTGAAAATCTTAAAAACTCTCCCCACATTATTATTGGTATCTTTATTGGCCACAACTTCTCAGGCCGCTGGCTTATTCGTTGAACCCTTAGTGACTTACGAAGGCTCCAGTAAAACCGAAATTGATTGGCCAACTCCGTGGCAAAATTCTTCTGGCTCGGTCGAGGGCTTAGGTATTGGGGCGCGTTTAGGTATGCATGCTGGCGACATCTTGTTGTTAGCGGCAGACGTGCGCTATTCAAAACCGCAATTCAAAGACTCTTCCAACAATATCGACACCGCTTCAAACCAATACAATTATGGTTTGATGGTCGGAGCCCAAACACCGTTCTTAGGAATTCGCGTATTCGGTACTTATATTCTGGGTGGTGAATTAAATCCAGATGAAGACAACAGTGTTGATGCGAAGTTCACAGAAGGAACTGGTTATCGCGTAGGGGCCGGTGTTCACTTTGCGTTTGTCAGCGTAAATCTTGAATACCAAGACATGAAATATAATAAGACGACACTTGAAAGCGTGGGTCCATTTGCGGGACCAGATCTTGATTATGATCTGACCAACAAATCCTACATCTTAAGTGTGGGCTTCCCATTTGAATTTTAA
- a CDS encoding DUF1993 domain-containing protein yields MTYEMTNVQCINILTNLLGFLDKAAAYADHKKFDFEVLMQSRLAPDQFPLARQIQIACDTAKLGAFRLTGKEAPSHADTEKTLPEIRQRIESTVNYLKTLSAKDYEGFASRKITQPRWEGKYLMGDDYMIHHLIPNFYFHITTAYAILRHNGVDLGKGDFLGTLPFKK; encoded by the coding sequence ATGACTTATGAAATGACCAACGTTCAATGCATTAATATCCTAACAAATCTTTTAGGCTTCCTGGATAAAGCTGCGGCCTATGCCGATCACAAAAAATTTGATTTTGAAGTTCTTATGCAATCACGTTTAGCACCGGATCAATTCCCTTTAGCTCGTCAAATTCAGATCGCTTGCGACACCGCAAAATTAGGTGCTTTCCGATTAACGGGCAAAGAAGCTCCTTCACACGCGGACACTGAAAAAACCTTGCCTGAAATTCGTCAACGCATCGAAAGCACTGTGAACTATCTGAAAACTCTTTCCGCAAAAGACTATGAAGGTTTTGCTTCTCGCAAAATCACTCAGCCCCGCTGGGAAGGTAAATACTTAATGGGTGACGATTACATGATTCATCACTTGATCCCCAATTTCTATTTTCACATCACCACGGCTTACGCGATCCTTCGCCATAACGGTGTTGACCTGGGCAAAGGTGACTTCTTAGGTACTTTACCTTTCAAAAAGTAA